Below is a window of Salvelinus fontinalis isolate EN_2023a chromosome 31, ASM2944872v1, whole genome shotgun sequence DNA.
gaggaaggccctaaaaattgtcatagacccctgccaccccagtcatagactgttctctctagtacatcaggagacgtggaggaggccgtaggagggcaacaacccagcagcaggaccggtacctccgccttagtgcaagggggtgcactgccaaagccctgcaaaatgacctccagcaggccacaaatgtgcatgtgtcagcatatggtctcacaaggggtctgaggatctcatctcggtacctaatggcagtcaggctacctctggcgagcacatggagggctgtgtggccccacaaagaaatgccaccacacaccatgactgacccatcgccaaaccggtcatgctggaggatgttgcaggcagcagaacgttctccacggcgtctccagactctgtcacgtctgtcacatgtgctcatgtgctcagtgtgaacctgctttcatctgtgaagagcacagggcgccagtggcgaatttgccaatcttggtgttctctggcaaatgcaaaacgtcctgcacggtgttgggctgtaagcacaacccccacctgtggacgtcgggccctcataccaccctcatggagtctgtttctgaccgtttgagcagacatgcacatttgtggcctgctggaggtcattttgcagtgcacctccttgcacaaaggcggaggtagcggtcctgctgctgggttgttgccctcctacggcctcctccgtgtctcctgatgtactggcctgtctcctggtagcgcctgcatgctctggacactacgctgacagacacagcaaacctttttgccacagttcgcattgatgtgccatcctggatgaactgcactacctgagccacttgtctgggttgtagactccgtctcatgctaccactagagtgagagcaccgccagcattcaaaagtgaccaaaacatcagccaggaagcataggaactgagaagtggtctgtggtcaccacctgcagaatcactcctgttttggggggtgtcttgctaattgcctataatttccaccttttgtctattccatttgcacaacagcatgtgaaatttattgtcaatcagtgttgcttcctaagtggacagtttgatttcacagaagtgtgattgacttggagttacattgtgttgtttaagtgttccctttatttttttgagcagtgtatattcaaaatttgagattcttccaagtagccaccctttgccttgacagctttgcacactttcaaccagcttcatgaggtagtcacctggaatctatttaaattaaaacaggtgtgccttgttaagagGTACACCCAAGAAAGGAacaaaccaggctctgaggggtggccaatcctcttctggctgtacagGGTGAAGATAACAGTACAGCGCCAAGATCTTCAAactttcatagatgaccagcagggtcaaataataaatcAGTGGTTGTAGAGTGCAACAGATCAGCACCCCGGGAGTAATtgtcagtttgcttttcatagctgagcattgAGTTCGAGACAGGTGCAGCAGTCGAAAACAGCACATCCAGTGAACAggccagggttccatagccacaggcagaacagttgaaaatcTTGCTCAGTTGGTCAACCTCTGGTCCTGGAGATAGTCAACACTTATATACCCAGCTCTAGTGCTGTAAGCTTCCCCCCCAGGGGGAAAAACCAGACTACCGGTCCCTGGCAGAAAAGGTTGAGAAACACTGCAATAGCTCAAAGAATTCAAGAAGTATCAGCAAATGTTGTAGTCCATTTTTATTGGCAGAAGGCTGCTGCAACATGTTGCAGAGACAGTCAAGACTACATTCATGTCAGGAAATTAAATACAGGTAACAAGACTTCAAAGACAGATTATGAATTTGAAGCCTGGTGTTTTAAAAGGTTAAGACATTAAGAACATGACTTTATTATACATAATTGAAATCAAAGCGACGACAAGTCAGAACAAGCAAGAAATGTACAGGCCAGTGGGAACGAGCAGTCAGGTTTTTCCAGAGAAATTTAAAGCTGAAGAATGGTTCAAACCAATAAAATAAAAGGCAGACCACAGAAGCGGCATAGAACTAAATGAAGTGTTTATATAATATACACAACTAAATCCCTTCTCATCCATCACATGCGGAAGCGATCAGAAAAGTTGGGAGACTGGGGCACAGTGAGTGTGACATTGCTCTTCTTCAGCTCCAGCTGTTTGTAATGTCTGACAGGTTGGGCTTTGTGGACCTGAGGGTCAGAGAGAGGACACTCACGTTACACTAATGTACAACCAGGGCTTCTGTTCCGACAAACCACCACATGCCCGATTAAAAACTATATTAAATGCCCTAATGAGCAATAAATTAGTTGTATCAGGTGTGTTGGTGCCGGGCAAGAGCAAACAGATTAGGGTACACAACATTTTGAAACCGAAAAGGAACATTTTAGATAAGTTCAGGTTGGCCACCCTACCCAGGTGTGTTTGTGCTGGACCGAAAGCCAGCACATCTAGAGGGAGACTGGTTAATTTCAATAGAAGTGTTTAAAAGTGGTATACGGACAACAAGCCCATACCAGGCTACAACTTAGCGCTACAGTATTTTAAGCACATGACCAACTTCTGCGGGGGCTGGTCTAAGGTCAGTGTAGTTACCTGTTCTAGGCGTAGCCTGGCCATGTCCTCCTTCTCACGCTCCTCCTGCTCCCTGcgctgttcctcctccatgcgaGCCCTCAGCGCCTCCTTCTCACTCACCGCCCGGTCAAACTCCAACCGCTCCTTGGCACGGCGCTCTGTAGACAGCTGGAAGCCCTCTGGAACTACGGAATTATTCATGTCTTCTAAAGAGAGGCAAGTAAAAAGAGGGAGGTGAAAAGGGGTTTTGGTGGCgaggtgtttaaaaaaaaaagattggcGTGTGGTAAAGGAAAGGCAAAAAGGTTATGAGTGCAGAAGTCCAGCTCAGCATTACCCAAACAAAGCCCACATAAAGGAGTAGGCAACCCTGATCCAGTGTTGAGACTAAGATAAACAAGACTGGAATTTGTAGTTGAGGGAAATAAATAGGCTAGAGATGAGTCTCAATGATCCAAGAGAACTGTTCAGGGTGACAAAAGTGTAGGAATCCCTTAGATAAAGGGTGGGAGGAGAAGTTGTGAGTTAGAGGTCCAACAGGTTTCCAGGACTGTTGTGGTCTATGGCCAGTGTAGAAAGAGGTGAGTGAGGCTGGTGTGATCATACTTACCCAGGACAGAGCGGTTCTCTTTCTTGGGGATGAACGGCTCTTTGTGAGTGACCAAATTTGGTCGAGCTTTGAAGGTGGCTGCCTCCGCCTGGTGCTTCTGTTCCTCCTTCAGCTGGAGAGAACAAAACAGAGGGGGTTTGGGCAGGAATAGTGCTGTGGAGGTCATGAAATTCTGTCAGCCAGTTGTCGTCATGCAAAAGACTTCCGGGCtgacggtaattgaccgttaattaacaaacacgtttagcatctccaggcctccacacaTACGAGCCACTAGTGCGCGCATTTGTCACATCTACATAAATACAtttcctcccgagtggcgcagcggtctaaggtatcGCAGcacttgaggcgtcactacagaccagggtTTGAGCCCAGGCTGTGTCATAACCagctgtgaccgggagtcccatatgggctgcgcacaattggcccagccttgtccgggttaggggagggtttggccaggtgggggctttacttggctcatcacgctctTGTCTAGTGACTCCTTGTTGTGGGTGgatgcctgcaggctgacttcggtcttcagttgaacagtgtttacTCCTACACATGGGTGCAGacggcttccgggttaagtgggcgggtgttaagcgtggtttggcgggtcatgtttcggaggacgcatgactcgaccttcgcgtctccagagcccgttggggagttgcagcgatgagacaagctcttaattggatatcacgaaattaggGCGAAAGAGtaaaatatttttatatttaaagtAAATATTCACCATCACAACAAATACATTATTTTAggtaggtctaaagaaacattatgaagaaaatgtatttcagaagagaATATAAGTTGGCTATGCGCCATGCCTTAGGCTTGTTCATTTGGCAGACAAGATGTCCCTTCCaattattttatagtaagaatTATAATTGAACttggctgaataaaatagaaaggatatttttccccATTCCGGAGCAAGTGGGTGCGCATATGAAGCGGCTATGTTGAGTGTAAAAGTGAgaatttgaaacaggtcctatacgCTACATtaagttatttggcaactttagttgtgaatgatacaaacgtTAGATAAAAAgatatgggctgcatgatgcgactataggctattgatgaGTTGAGAAAGTCAAAAAAGCCTGCACTCCGTTCCTTGCCTCAGGATGCACATGCGGTTCTCATTAAGTGATCTTATTTTcccccatcagactattctcaatttaatctagtctttactaatatgtcaaaTTTGTTTCGATTTAGAATGGCTCATTATCAAATGGGCAAGACATGGTCACCCATATGTACTGGAATAGAAAATAGAGGCCACTTTCCCACCAGTACGTTTTCATGCAAGTCGGCTACTCCGGTAATGTCACTGCACAACAGGTGATATTCagcaaactctgtatgccatggactCCCCAGCCCTGTTCCTGCAGCAACCCAGTGCTTcaatttgggaaaccaagtgaaatctgttcagGAACAttgatagtaacatgttttcacaacaaaacatttgattaaactgttgacagccccgctatgcacactggagaaaggaatgaaggagtTGTAAACTCAgcggtgagatattctgtagcttAAGGTAAAGCATCAGCCTATTAATGATAAATATTTGACAAAACGCCCTACTAATTGTAAGCTAAATCTGTGTCATTTAGGCTTCACCAATTACGTACCAAAGATATCTTTAATCAGTTTCTTTTCACATTTTATTGCCATGTGCAGTAGGCTGTGTATTGTATAACAATAATGTTAATTCAGGTTCTTTGAAACGACCATGTCTTCCACTCAGTTTCAGCAGGGTGAACATCAGTttggtgagttttaaaagcacataGGTGTTTGATGCGATTTTAAATGTCATTTGCATTGGCGTCAGAGTgtttagagggacaatagagcaagtaccaggccattaggacctgatgactGTTAGCCAGTTGGGTACAACTAATGCATGCCCAGAGTGCATAACATGATTAGAATTTTACTGTGGTCATGACTGCTGGTGTGGCAGTAATAGGGTCACTATAACAGCCCTAGGCAGGAAATAGGATTTTGCAAATAGTCGATGCACATATAAAAATTTTAAATAAACTTTTAAAAAACTGATTGTGCCTGACATGCAGTACTTTGGTGCCAGTCAGAAATACAGAACTCGTTATTCTATTTATAGGGCCGGAGTATGAAAGAAACGGCATGAACTTAGCCACATCTTCAGTTTGACAGCCGAGCAGGAATTTAATAAATCCAGTCAGTACCATTCCGGAGTTGTCCAGGGACCCTGCCTTGGCCTTACCATCTGCTCCCAGCGGTCGTGCTTGACAGCTCCCCGCTCATCGATGAGCAGCTTGAAGGGCTCAAGCTTGGTGGGCTCAGCCACCTTCTTCTCTGGCAGGACCACCTCATGGAAGTCCGGCAGCGGCTGGGCCTTGAACTTTGGCACCTGAGGTTCAGAATTTTTTATTGACCTGGTTACGATATCATTTTCTAGCTAAACAACTTGCAGCAAAAAGGCTTTAAATCATTATCCCAAAATAATGTTGCACCACAAATCTTAGATGCGCAACACCTTGCTCGTCACCATCTAATGACACAAGGCACAACAGGCAACTGCTCCTGTAACCCCTCTAGTGGCATTACTCATCAGGTCTACCATATTAATAGAATTTAAGGcaaacacaaccagaggagaaaaCTGAACACTTTTAAGGCAGTACCTCTTCATGCCTCAGCTCCTCCAGCCTCTTCTCTTTCAGCAGCcttctctcacactccctctcttcaaaGGAGAAGGGGCACACATCCATCTGGGTCTTGTCCTGGAGCTTAGGCTGGAAGGGCAGGCCAAAGTGGGGCGCCGCGTGGGCCTTGAGCAGGGCCGGGGGTTTTACCTCCTCCACCTTTCTGTCTATGCGCACCCTCTTCTTCAGGGCCCATGCAggggactctggaacagtgggaCACAGCACCTTCTTCTCTGGGACACCCTGTAAACCAACAGGTGTGGGTAGCCCATTAGCAAGGGCACCATCACATCATATATACCATCATGGTATTATACCAGAGCTAGAATGTTTTGCATGCAAAATACTACAGTTCTGTTctttgtttggcatgacaatacCATAAGGAGCAGATAGCAAACAGACTGGCATGTACTACCAATCCATGACAATCTAGTTAAAACTAGAGTTGGCTGTGTAGCactcaccaccacctcctctaggATCCTGACCGGTAGCGGGCGGGAGTGGAAGGTGTGCTGCTCCTCGGGCTCCTCCGGCTTCTTACTGGCATTTCGATCCGTCAGCCTCTTGTCCATGTGCAAATGAAAGGCCTCAGGCCGCGTGGACTCCTTCACCGTGGGCTTCTTGGGGTTCAGCGCCCCCTCTAGGATTTTCCTGTTCAGCTCCAGGGCCTTGAACTTAAACCTGGAAGATACCACAGGACAGGGGTGGATAATGAAGGTTGCAAATAGAATAAGTGAAGACAATTCCTTATTCAAATTGAAACAAATCATATATGTTCTAAACAAAGCATTTCTATCCTCTTGAAGAGGGTTCAAGGTCGTTGGACCACGAATGGGCTGGAGCACCAGTAAACGTGTCGGCTTCATTGGTAGAAGTAACCCACCAAGTCGAATAACTACTATTTATAGGCCACACCGCATGCCAGCAGAAGAACAGAGTGAAGAAGCCTTAAGTGTGGACTCACTGTTGGAGTTTCTGGAGTTCCTCAGCCTCAAGCTCAGCACTGCTCTTGACTGCCGTGGGTCGGCTCCTCTGCCGGGTCATCAGCTGAGGGGTGTGAGGGTGGGTGATCTTCAGCTGCTCACTCTTCACAGGCGACGGGCCTGAAGGAGAGAATCATTGTAGTTTGCTGCCATTTTTACTTCACGCACATGCATCCAGTGAGCACACCCCAGAGCGTGGGACTGCCACCATTGCCTGTCATGTATAACAGCAAGGACTGGCTGGATTAGAGCTAATACACACCCTTCTCGTGGCTCTGTCGACTGCGAAGGTGGTAGCGGGTTGGAGTCCGTCTCTGAAACTGCTCAATCTGCTGGGCCATGGGCACGTAGGGGGCAGGGTCCTCCAGCTTCCTCTTGCTGCCAGTAGACAGGTTAAAGGGCTTGGGCACAGTGGTACCATTTGGCGCCTTGGCCTGACAAAGAAAATAATTCAGGAGATGACGTCAAGGGGAAACAAATAATCACAAATATGTCTGGGTGAAGCGACAACCTAGGGAAGTGGAAAAGTTATATATTTGGGTTGCACCCATCCCTTAAACTGCCATAGCGGCCCAAAAAAAAGCTAGCTACTTACGGGGGAGGATGGGTGCTTGCGGAGCTGAGCGGTGAAGTCCATCTCCTTGTGCGGTGGCAAGGTGCCGACCTTGACACGTCCGTCTGTCCTGAAGTTGAACTCTTTGGGTACGGTGGTGGCCAGAGCCAGCTTCTTTGGGGGCTGACCTGAGTGACGACATGATTAACCAGATGAAATTCTGCTTAACGCAGACAGATTACTCCTTCATACAATTGAAGCTACTCACTGCCTGCCATTGCAGCCCTGTAACTGGCCTCGTTTCTCTTCCGCTGGTCAGCCACTTCCTTCTGAAGAGCCTTGATGCGCTCCATCTCCTGCTGCTCAGAGCTCTTATGCCTGGGGTTGACATACAAACGTTATTACACAATTTAGGGATATTAACCTTCAAATGCAGTGTTCCACAATCCTGGTcctagagaaccactgggttttgCAAGATTTTGTTCTAGCCCAGTGTCAATACTTGATTAGTTGAATAAGGAGAGTTACTGCTAGGGTTATAACGCTGAGTGATGGGAAATGTAACCAGTCAAATGCCTTAACGTATCCACGGATTAAAGGACTGACAGTCTTGTCAGCACCAACATCAGGTCATGCATGCCTCCTTTAATTAAAATCGATGAGTGATAGCAGTATGACATACTGTGTGGTGGGGGCCGCTGCAACGTGCCGGGCCTGCGTGGCTGCTCTGGGGTTGAGTCGCACGGCGGTGCGGACACTAAGACTGCGCCTGGGGGGCAGAGATGAGCTCCTGGCAAATGAACAGACCAGGACAGTCTGGTTACTTTTGTTCACAAGACAATTGGTCAAAGTTCATTATTAAAGATGGAATCTGCAGTAGGGAGAAACAGCACCACTGCCCAGGCATTATTGTTTTGTTGACAAAGCAGAGGTGGAGAGCGCTGCATGCGAAAAACTAATAGAGTGATACATTCACCAACACCCAAAATTAATTTCATATTTCAAACCCAATAGTGAATAGTTTGGACCATGCTAAACAAGCCCTCAAAATACATTTCCACCATGGTGGGAGGGGGAAGACAAGGTACTCTAGTTGTTTAACTTCGACGTGTTGATGAAATGTTGTGTTTTTTtgtgcgtttttttttttttttttttttacagcagtagggtttgaGCTGTAAGCAGTAAGATGAATTGCTGTCTCTGCCAGGACCACATCCAGGGCTAGATTGAATAATTCCAGGCACATTGTGACAGAGGGGAGGATAGTGAAAATGTATAAGTTCACTGACCTTCTCTGCTTCTTGACAGGTGGTGGCACTTGAGGGGCGGTGTGCCGTCCTTCCTCATTGCAGGCTGCCTCTTTGCGCTTTGACACCCTTCAGTGGagaaaaaaagtgttatattACCACTTAGAAACATACAGTTGCTTGGtctaatactgaccagataggtCAAATACAATAGGAACTTAATTTAGTCCTGGACTGGTCTGTAGCTAAACAGGTTGATGCTGGTTATAGAAGAAACATTACTCTAGCATTATAACATTTTGCCATCTTTCCTTTCCACTTGAAATGGACTCATAAAACAAATATTCCAAACACCCATGAATGCAGCAGGGTGGCTGCAATCGGGTTCTTCAAAAAGAACCACATTCCTTAGTAACTAAATTTAACCAATGTAGAGCCTAAGAACTCTCAAAGAGATGTCAGCTGAGCTGAGTGTTCTAGAAGCATCATACCTGCGCGGTTGGGCAGGGGGTCCCTTCCTTTTCGGCTGGGCAGCTCCCGGAGCTGGCTTATTTCCCCAGGAGGTGACAATGTTGGGGAGGGTAGCTGAGGACATGCTCGGGGCATCTGCTGTGGTGGGTCCTGAGGAAGTACTTGGGGCCTCTGCTGTGGAAACAAGAATATATATCACATTACACACAGGTCAGTCCAACTTGTGAATGTAAGTGTGAAAACACCCAGGATAATCATGAAATTGTCTAAAGTACCAACCTGAGTTAGAGTTGTTTTTCACCCTGGGAGATACAATCACCCTGGGCAAGTGTGTTTCAGGGGTCATTCCAAGTGGTATATTGTTTCTGTTTGGGGTGGCAAGGTGGCCAAACATTCCCCCACCCTGGCCAGCACATTGGTCTGCAGAAAGTCACACAATTCAAGAATAA
It encodes the following:
- the LOC129830267 gene encoding targeting protein for Xklp2-B-like, with product MDGEMAQSESASHYEFDAPSHVIDFKALDTEDNADIWFDQCAGQGGGMFGHLATPNRNNIPLGMTPETHLPRVIVSPRVKNNSNSAEAPSTSSGPTTADAPSMSSATLPNIVTSWGNKPAPGAAQPKRKGPPAQPRRVSKRKEAACNEEGRHTAPQVPPPVKKQRRSSSLPPRRSLSVRTAVRLNPRAATQARHVAAAPTTQHKSSEQQEMERIKALQKEVADQRKRNEASYRAAMAGSQPPKKLALATTVPKEFNFRTDGRVKVGTLPPHKEMDFTAQLRKHPSSPAKAPNGTTVPKPFNLSTGSKRKLEDPAPYVPMAQQIEQFQRRTPTRYHLRSRQSHEKGPSPVKSEQLKITHPHTPQLMTRQRSRPTAVKSSAELEAEELQKLQQFKFKALELNRKILEGALNPKKPTVKESTRPEAFHLHMDKRLTDRNASKKPEEPEEQHTFHSRPLPVRILEEVVGVPEKKVLCPTVPESPAWALKKRVRIDRKVEEVKPPALLKAHAAPHFGLPFQPKLQDKTQMDVCPFSFEERECERRLLKEKRLEELRHEEVPKFKAQPLPDFHEVVLPEKKVAEPTKLEPFKLLIDERGAVKHDRWEQMLKEEQKHQAEAATFKARPNLVTHKEPFIPKKENRSVLEDMNNSVVPEGFQLSTERRAKERLEFDRAVSEKEALRARMEEEQRREQEEREKEDMARLRLEQVHKAQPVRHYKQLELKKSNVTLTVPQSPNFSDRFRM